From Candidatus Nanopelagicales bacterium, one genomic window encodes:
- a CDS encoding DUF3040 domain-containing protein: MPLSEHERRLLDQMEKALYAEDPKFAENLRKTHRVQIDRLRTLLGVLGIVLGVGILLAGVATSWAVIGVLGFLAMIAGGFLIYGAVTSRQGVSNDVDSARPRTSSVAAHKGGHVGQGGFMDRMEERWRKRRDDRGEI; the protein is encoded by the coding sequence ATGCCGCTATCGGAACACGAACGGCGTCTGCTGGACCAGATGGAAAAGGCCCTGTACGCGGAGGATCCGAAGTTCGCTGAGAACCTGCGCAAGACCCATCGCGTGCAGATCGACCGACTGCGCACCTTGCTCGGTGTACTAGGCATTGTTCTAGGGGTTGGCATCCTCCTGGCAGGGGTGGCGACTTCTTGGGCCGTCATCGGCGTTCTTGGCTTCCTAGCGATGATCGCGGGCGGATTCCTGATCTATGGAGCCGTTACCAGTCGCCAGGGGGTATCTAACGACGTGGATTCAGCTCGCCCACGCACTTCCTCAGTGGCCGCCCACAAAGGTGGTCACGTTGGGCAGGGAGGCTTCATGGACCGCATGGAGGAGCGCTGGAGGAAGCGCCGGGACGACCGGGGCGAGATCTGA